Proteins encoded within one genomic window of Prochlorococcus marinus str. MIT 9515:
- the tgt gene encoding tRNA guanosine(34) transglycosylase Tgt, with protein sequence MFNFEVISSCSNTEARTGIFHTPHGQVRTPRFMPVGTLATVKGISSQQLKSTGSEMILSNTFHLHLQPGEKLIKEAGGIHEFMNWDKPVLTDSGGYQVFSLAKLNNITNEGVEFKNPRDGSPVFLSPDKVMRIQMDLGSDIAMAFDHCPPHTATENDIQDSLNRTHLWLENCVETHKKSNQALFGIVQGGRYPKLREISAKFTSSFGLPGIAVGGVSVGESVEQIHNVINFVPKFLPKDKPRYLMGIGSLKEITLAIAKGFDLFDCVLPTRLGRHGTAFFNDERWNIRNARFKNDFSPIDKTCKCETCKSYSRAYLHHLVRNDEILGLTLISLHNIAHLLRFTNAISAAIKDNCFTIDFAPWKRSSIAHHTW encoded by the coding sequence GTGTTTAATTTTGAAGTTATATCAAGTTGTAGTAATACAGAAGCTAGAACTGGGATATTCCATACTCCTCATGGTCAAGTTAGAACTCCTAGATTCATGCCAGTGGGCACGTTAGCAACAGTTAAAGGTATCTCCTCACAACAGTTGAAATCTACTGGTTCGGAAATGATTCTTTCTAATACATTTCATCTTCATCTTCAGCCTGGCGAAAAACTTATCAAAGAGGCAGGCGGAATTCATGAATTCATGAATTGGGACAAACCTGTTCTTACCGATTCAGGGGGGTATCAAGTTTTTAGCCTGGCTAAACTAAACAATATTACAAATGAAGGGGTGGAATTTAAAAATCCCAGAGATGGGAGCCCCGTTTTTTTATCTCCTGATAAAGTAATGCGTATTCAAATGGATCTTGGCTCTGATATTGCAATGGCTTTTGATCATTGTCCTCCTCATACTGCGACTGAAAATGATATTCAAGACTCGTTAAATCGTACACATTTATGGTTAGAAAATTGTGTTGAAACTCATAAGAAATCTAATCAAGCATTATTTGGAATTGTGCAAGGGGGGCGGTATCCCAAACTAAGAGAAATTAGTGCCAAATTTACCAGTTCTTTTGGTTTGCCTGGAATTGCTGTAGGGGGAGTTAGTGTTGGAGAGTCAGTTGAGCAAATTCACAACGTTATAAATTTTGTACCAAAATTCTTACCTAAAGATAAACCGAGATACTTAATGGGTATAGGTTCCCTAAAGGAGATAACACTAGCGATTGCAAAAGGATTTGATCTGTTTGATTGTGTTTTGCCAACAAGGTTAGGACGACACGGTACAGCTTTTTTTAATGATGAAAGATGGAATATTCGAAATGCCCGTTTTAAAAATGATTTTTCTCCAATAGATAAAACTTGCAAATGTGAGACTTGTAAATCTTATTCTCGTGCTTATTTGCATCATTTAGTTAGAAATGATGAAATATTAGGTCTAACTCTTATTAGTCTTCATAATATTGCGCATCTGCTTCGATTTACAAATGCAATTTCTGCGGCAATCAAAGATAATTGTTTTACAATAGATTTCGCTCCGTGGAAAAGATCCTCTATTGCTCACCATACGTGGTAA
- a CDS encoding photosystem II reaction center protein K has protein sequence MLTLLNTFAELPEAYKAFAPTVDVLPLIPLFFFLLVFVWQAAVGFK, from the coding sequence GTGCTCACTCTTTTAAATACATTCGCTGAATTGCCTGAAGCATACAAGGCTTTCGCTCCAACCGTTGATGTTCTTCCTTTAATACCTTTATTTTTCTTTTTACTAGTTTTTGTTTGGCAAGCTGCAGTTGGATTTAAATAA
- a CDS encoding Gfo/Idh/MocA family protein, which produces MKPTSSSVKVGVIGIGNMGWHHARVLSLLKDADLVGVADPNENRGKLAVEQFQCEWFKDYHELLSKVDAICIAVPTLLHHKVGLDCLKAGINVLIEKPIAANELEAKSLINASKVSNCLLQVGHIERFNPAFRELNKIVQNEEIVVLEARRHSPHADRANDVSVVMDLMIHDIDLVLELVNSKIQKLAAVGGRNSEGLIDYVNATLVFNNNIIASLTASKMSHKKIRSLSAHCQNGLVETDFLNHSLQIHRKAHESYTAEHGELVYRNDGYVEEVSTTSIEPLYAELEHFLKCVQGKESPEVDGEQASRALKIADFIECAVENSGDAISLEIPF; this is translated from the coding sequence ATGAAACCAACCTCATCTTCAGTAAAGGTTGGAGTAATCGGGATAGGAAATATGGGATGGCATCATGCTCGTGTGCTTAGTTTGCTGAAAGATGCAGATTTAGTAGGAGTTGCAGATCCAAACGAAAACAGAGGTAAATTGGCGGTAGAGCAATTTCAATGTGAGTGGTTTAAAGATTATCATGAGCTTCTTTCAAAAGTTGATGCGATTTGTATAGCTGTCCCTACGCTTCTTCACCACAAAGTAGGTCTAGATTGTCTTAAGGCCGGTATTAATGTTCTTATAGAGAAACCTATTGCAGCTAATGAGTTGGAAGCAAAATCTTTAATCAATGCCTCTAAAGTTAGTAATTGTCTTCTACAAGTTGGGCATATTGAAAGATTTAATCCTGCTTTTAGAGAGTTAAATAAAATAGTTCAAAATGAAGAAATTGTTGTTTTAGAAGCAAGAAGGCACAGTCCTCATGCAGATAGAGCAAATGATGTATCAGTTGTAATGGATTTAATGATTCATGATATTGATCTAGTTCTTGAATTAGTAAATTCAAAAATACAGAAATTAGCGGCTGTAGGAGGAAGAAACAGTGAGGGCTTAATAGATTATGTAAATGCTACTTTAGTTTTCAACAATAATATTATTGCGAGTTTGACTGCCAGCAAAATGAGTCATAAAAAAATCAGGAGTTTAAGTGCACATTGCCAGAATGGTCTTGTGGAAACGGACTTCTTAAACCATTCATTACAAATCCATAGAAAGGCTCATGAATCCTATACAGCAGAGCATGGAGAATTAGTTTATAGAAATGATGGTTATGTTGAGGAAGTAAGCACAACCTCTATTGAACCTTTGTATGCAGAGTTAGAGCACTTTCTTAAGTGCGTACAAGGTAAAGAATCTCCCGAGGTGGATGGAGAACAAGCCTCAAGGGCATTAAAAATTGCAGATTTTATTGAGTGTGCAGTAGAAAACTCAGGTGATGCAATATCACTTGAAATACCTTTCTAA
- a CDS encoding hemolysin family protein, producing the protein MKITLLFLLLMFPAFFAASELSFLLIRPSKVLRLIEEKRKGAFSILKIQKRFISSLIASQFGVTISLIAIGWLSKGLANDFWNENKFSNRIYDLLMFLFIVLIVTLISGLIPKALVINNPESAALRLTTIFDAVRKGMQPIVSVIEFFASACLRLFHLNNKWDSLNSVLSAGELETLIETDNVTGLKPDEKNILEGVFALKDTQVKEVMIPRSEMVTLPKNITFAELMKQVDKTRHARFFVIGESLDDVLGVLDLRYLAKPISKSEMEANTLLEPFLLPVTKVIETCSLAEILPLVRDYNPFLLVVDEHGGTEGLITAADLTGEIVGEERLSSRIYSDMKMLDNFSRKWSIAGKAEIIEINKKLGCFLPEGADYHTLAGFLLEKFQMVPKIGDSLDFKNIKFEIISMSGPKIDRVKIFLPKS; encoded by the coding sequence ATGAAAATAACTTTACTTTTTTTACTTTTGATGTTTCCAGCTTTTTTTGCTGCAAGTGAACTTTCATTTTTATTAATAAGACCAAGTAAAGTTTTAAGACTGATAGAAGAGAAAAGAAAAGGGGCATTTTCAATTTTAAAAATTCAAAAAAGATTCATATCTTCCTTAATAGCTTCTCAATTTGGAGTAACAATTTCTCTAATAGCTATTGGTTGGTTAAGTAAAGGTTTAGCTAATGATTTTTGGAACGAAAATAAATTTTCAAATCGAATATATGATCTCTTAATGTTTTTATTTATAGTACTTATCGTCACCCTCATATCAGGTCTTATTCCTAAAGCATTAGTAATTAATAATCCAGAGTCAGCTGCTTTGAGATTAACTACAATTTTTGATGCTGTTCGTAAAGGAATGCAACCTATTGTTTCTGTAATTGAATTTTTTGCAAGCGCTTGTTTAAGGTTATTTCATCTAAACAACAAATGGGATTCATTAAATTCAGTATTATCAGCGGGTGAATTAGAAACTTTAATAGAAACAGATAATGTCACAGGATTAAAACCTGATGAGAAAAATATCTTAGAAGGTGTTTTTGCTTTAAAAGATACTCAAGTCAAAGAAGTAATGATTCCAAGATCTGAAATGGTAACTTTGCCAAAAAATATTACGTTTGCTGAACTTATGAAACAAGTTGATAAAACAAGGCATGCTCGTTTTTTTGTGATTGGTGAATCACTAGATGATGTTTTAGGGGTTTTAGATTTACGTTACTTAGCAAAACCAATATCCAAAAGCGAAATGGAAGCAAATACATTATTAGAACCTTTCCTTTTACCTGTGACAAAAGTCATTGAGACATGCTCGTTAGCAGAGATATTGCCTCTCGTTAGAGACTATAATCCATTTTTGCTTGTTGTTGATGAACATGGTGGAACTGAGGGGCTCATAACTGCCGCTGATCTTACTGGAGAAATTGTTGGAGAAGAAAGACTGAGTAGCAGGATATATTCTGATATGAAAATGTTAGATAATTTCTCCAGAAAGTGGTCAATTGCAGGAAAAGCAGAAATAATAGAAATCAATAAAAAGTTGGGATGTTTTCTTCCAGAAGGAGCTGATTACCATACACTAGCAGGATTTCTTCTTGAAAAATTTCAAATGGTTCCCAAAATTGGAGATAGTTTAGATTTCAAAAATATTAAATTTGAAATAATTTCAATGTCAGGTCCCAAAATTGATCGTGTAAAAATATTTCTGCCAAAAAGTTAA
- the pyrE gene encoding orotate phosphoribosyltransferase, whose product MNNFSQENNLNKKNLLKLLIEKSYKKGNFILASGKESAHYLNCKPVSLNGKGLQLISNLFLELMDPSSKAVAGLTLGADPLVSGVILTAASKGLLLDALIIRKETKEYGTKAGLEGPTLKEETVVTVLEDVVTTAGSAIKAIKKLRENNFIVKEVLSIVDRKEGGYEALKEHNIQLKSLFSIEDFLMNNVQN is encoded by the coding sequence ATGAACAATTTTTCTCAGGAGAACAATTTAAATAAGAAGAATTTGTTAAAACTATTAATTGAAAAATCTTATAAGAAAGGAAACTTTATTTTGGCATCCGGTAAAGAAAGTGCTCATTATCTCAATTGTAAACCTGTATCATTAAATGGAAAAGGGTTGCAATTAATTAGTAATTTGTTTTTAGAGTTAATGGATCCAAGTTCAAAAGCTGTGGCTGGTTTAACTTTAGGAGCCGATCCTTTAGTTAGTGGTGTAATCTTAACGGCTGCTTCTAAAGGATTATTATTAGATGCTTTAATTATTAGGAAAGAAACAAAGGAATATGGAACAAAAGCTGGATTAGAGGGCCCTACATTAAAGGAAGAAACTGTAGTGACTGTTTTGGAAGATGTTGTCACTACGGCTGGATCAGCTATTAAAGCAATTAAAAAATTACGAGAAAATAATTTTATAGTTAAAGAAGTTTTGTCTATTGTTGATAGGAAAGAGGGAGGATATGAGGCCTTAAAAGAACACAATATACAATTAAAAAGCTTATTCTCAATAGAAGACTTTCTTATGAATAATGTCCAAAATTAA
- a CDS encoding tRNA-modifying protein YgfZ → MSKINVKKDQIWLEKFDCFSITGKDSKRFLNGITTGNIVNLNNNVLQTCWLSPNGILKSLLEINCLENKLDVIVFVGNTSEIRKYFNEIIFPSDDVLLSDTFSINRLQHVDDINSWRVTQPIFFHNKDKEYAFYNNNPNLMNTNDLQSWKINQAIPSLDSEINGKNNPLELGLADLVDFNKGCYLGQETMSKIRNVSSLKQEIRVWTAKDRVINIESDSKKIYNNQNKEKTVGYITSIYKSDSLTTKGLALIKRKYLDKENSFFSDKFGQISIDKSVGSTFL, encoded by the coding sequence ATGTCCAAAATTAATGTAAAGAAAGACCAAATTTGGCTTGAGAAATTTGATTGCTTTTCTATTACTGGAAAAGATAGTAAAAGATTTTTAAATGGAATAACGACTGGAAATATTGTTAATTTAAATAATAATGTTTTACAAACTTGCTGGTTATCACCAAATGGAATTTTAAAGTCATTACTGGAGATTAATTGCTTAGAGAATAAATTAGACGTAATTGTCTTTGTAGGAAATACTAGTGAAATTAGAAAATACTTTAATGAGATTATTTTCCCCTCCGATGATGTTTTATTAAGTGATACTTTTTCAATTAATAGACTTCAGCACGTTGATGATATTAATTCATGGAGAGTCACACAACCTATCTTTTTTCATAATAAAGATAAAGAATATGCTTTTTACAACAACAATCCAAATTTAATGAATACTAACGATTTACAATCGTGGAAGATTAATCAGGCTATACCATCCTTAGATAGTGAAATTAATGGCAAAAATAATCCACTTGAATTAGGACTTGCAGATCTTGTAGATTTCAATAAAGGTTGTTATTTGGGGCAAGAAACGATGTCAAAAATCAGAAATGTTTCTTCTTTAAAGCAGGAAATCAGAGTATGGACTGCTAAGGATAGAGTTATAAATATAGAGTCTGATAGTAAGAAAATTTATAATAATCAGAATAAAGAAAAAACAGTCGGTTACATTACATCTATTTATAAATCAGATTCTCTAACTACAAAAGGTTTGGCATTGATAAAGAGGAAATACTTGGATAAGGAAAACTCTTTTTTTTCTGATAAATTTGGCCAAATTTCAATAGATAAATCTGTAGGTTCAACTTTTCTTTAA
- a CDS encoding TM0106 family RecB-like putative nuclease, whose amino-acid sequence MNNLYLKSFIRCKRKAWLDYQGNKLHKIWSPHLSIEIINRYKNFYKISNGDLYTGTKACKKGSRGVIGLKARSKLTNNINAEIQPQLLKKVVGHSKWGDYKYIPVMYKLGHRTTKEHLFDLAFCSILLEPFQESKIEAGLVISNYSNQINIERIDLNQRLRKKVLSTFLNLNETLKRSIPDITEDRKKCTICSWQKFCDTEAKDNGYLTDIDGIGSKTAFLLHKSGISNIKELATAREIDLGEKLNQFKDQKFEKASKFINQSKAYLSGTPIRIFESDNLSSLLSKKDSGFFMFDIESNPDEKHDFLYGFLKVNNLFENVKDDFYDPILNLKKNCKKSNQEIIQKLLSEKSWPVLHYGETEKIAILKLARQLNLDVKEIEILKSRFIDLHLIVRGSWILPIRNYSLKTVANWMGFKWRQKNVSGSKALYWWIQYKNTLNDLFLKKIIQYNRDDCMATLQIAKWLIKKRNY is encoded by the coding sequence TTGAATAATCTTTATTTAAAAAGTTTTATTAGATGCAAGAGAAAAGCTTGGCTTGATTATCAGGGCAATAAGTTGCATAAAATTTGGTCACCACATCTATCTATAGAAATAATTAATAGATACAAAAACTTTTATAAAATAAGTAATGGAGATTTATATACCGGAACAAAAGCATGTAAGAAGGGTTCACGCGGAGTAATTGGATTAAAAGCGAGATCAAAATTAACCAACAACATAAATGCAGAAATCCAACCTCAATTACTTAAAAAAGTAGTTGGACATAGCAAATGGGGAGATTACAAATATATTCCTGTTATGTATAAGTTAGGCCATAGAACAACAAAAGAGCATCTATTTGATTTAGCCTTTTGTTCGATTTTATTAGAACCCTTTCAAGAATCAAAAATTGAGGCGGGATTAGTAATTTCAAATTATTCAAATCAAATTAATATTGAAAGAATTGATTTAAACCAACGATTAAGAAAAAAAGTATTAAGTACCTTTTTAAATTTAAACGAAACTCTAAAAAGATCTATTCCGGATATTACTGAAGACAGAAAAAAATGTACGATATGTTCATGGCAGAAGTTTTGCGATACCGAAGCAAAAGATAATGGATATTTAACTGATATAGACGGTATCGGTTCTAAAACTGCTTTCCTTCTCCATAAAAGTGGGATCTCTAATATTAAAGAACTTGCTACTGCTCGAGAAATAGATTTAGGAGAAAAACTGAATCAATTCAAAGATCAAAAGTTTGAAAAAGCTTCAAAGTTTATAAATCAATCAAAAGCATATTTATCAGGAACACCAATTCGAATTTTTGAAAGTGATAACTTATCTTCTCTTTTATCAAAAAAAGATTCAGGATTCTTTATGTTTGATATTGAGTCAAATCCGGATGAGAAGCATGATTTTTTATATGGATTTTTAAAAGTAAATAATTTATTTGAAAATGTTAAAGATGATTTTTATGATCCAATATTAAACCTCAAAAAAAATTGCAAAAAATCAAATCAAGAAATTATTCAGAAACTTTTGTCTGAAAAATCCTGGCCAGTTTTACATTATGGAGAAACTGAGAAAATAGCAATATTAAAATTAGCAAGGCAATTAAATCTTGATGTAAAAGAAATTGAGATCCTTAAGTCCCGATTCATAGACTTGCACTTAATAGTTAGAGGTTCATGGATATTACCGATTAGAAACTATAGTTTAAAAACAGTTGCCAATTGGATGGGATTCAAATGGAGACAAAAAAATGTAAGTGGATCAAAAGCTTTATATTGGTGGATACAATACAAAAATACTTTGAATGATCTTTTTTTAAAAAAGATTATTCAATACAATAGAGATGACTGTATGGCTACACTTCAAATCGCAAAGTGGTTAATCAAAAAACGCAATTATTGA
- a CDS encoding phosphoglucomutase/phosphomannomutase family protein, with protein MSENELDKIKFGTDGWRGIIGFDFNLSNLSRVVVASCQELDYQYFDETKSKKILIGYDRRFMASEFANEIASYVKGCGFEPVLSHTYVPTPACSLYAKHNMFLGCLVITASHNPYNWLGLKIKSFKGCSVDESFTKEVEKRLLLENSIERLEGPYDKVDIKKFHLDQIKSNFNIDFIVNNLKKMNLHIFVDSMHGSAANCISQIFDSYDSNIFTEIRANYDPLFGGNPPEPLLKYLENLSEILITNSKKGIKTLGIIFDGDGDRIAVIDEKGRFCSTQVLLPFFISYLGEKNKNLFPVLKTVSGSDIIGNIAKNQNREVVELPVGFKYIAKKMINEEIFIGGEESGGVGFGDFMPERDALYAAMVLLNGIAEKSKYLCETLDEIQQKFGPSFYRRIDIKFPNQSEKEIFKKFINNNIPSEICGHKIISISHVDGIKLRLDNNFWLLFRFSGTEPLLRLYCEATSEYDLNEVLQWSQKFINRVKQNQ; from the coding sequence TTGTCTGAAAATGAACTAGATAAAATAAAATTCGGAACTGATGGATGGAGAGGAATAATTGGATTTGATTTCAATTTGTCAAATCTCTCTAGGGTAGTTGTTGCTTCATGTCAAGAATTAGATTATCAATACTTCGATGAAACTAAATCTAAAAAAATACTCATAGGTTACGATCGTAGATTCATGGCAAGTGAGTTTGCAAATGAGATAGCCTCTTATGTGAAGGGATGTGGTTTTGAACCTGTGTTATCCCATACTTATGTTCCAACACCTGCCTGTAGTTTATATGCCAAACATAATATGTTTTTAGGTTGTTTGGTAATTACAGCAAGTCATAATCCATATAATTGGCTAGGCCTAAAGATTAAGAGTTTTAAGGGATGCTCTGTAGATGAATCTTTTACAAAGGAAGTTGAAAAAAGGCTGCTTCTTGAAAACTCAATTGAAAGATTAGAAGGCCCATATGACAAAGTTGATATTAAGAAGTTTCATTTAGATCAGATTAAATCAAATTTTAATATTGATTTTATTGTAAATAATTTAAAGAAAATGAATCTGCATATTTTTGTTGATTCGATGCATGGTTCGGCTGCAAATTGTATTAGCCAGATATTTGATAGTTATGATTCAAATATCTTCACTGAAATTAGAGCTAATTATGATCCCTTATTTGGAGGTAATCCTCCAGAACCACTTCTAAAATATTTAGAAAATTTATCTGAAATTTTAATAACAAATTCTAAAAAAGGTATTAAAACTCTTGGAATAATTTTTGATGGAGATGGCGATAGGATTGCTGTAATTGATGAAAAAGGAAGATTTTGTAGTACGCAAGTTTTATTACCTTTTTTTATAAGTTACTTGGGCGAAAAGAATAAGAATTTATTTCCAGTACTTAAAACTGTTAGTGGTTCAGACATTATTGGTAATATCGCAAAAAATCAAAATCGAGAGGTTGTTGAATTACCTGTAGGTTTTAAATATATTGCAAAAAAAATGATTAACGAAGAAATATTTATTGGAGGAGAAGAATCAGGAGGGGTAGGCTTTGGAGACTTTATGCCAGAGAGAGATGCGTTATATGCGGCTATGGTTTTATTAAATGGAATCGCAGAAAAATCGAAATATCTTTGTGAAACTTTAGATGAAATTCAACAAAAATTTGGACCAAGTTTTTATAGAAGAATTGATATTAAATTTCCAAATCAGTCAGAAAAAGAAATTTTTAAAAAATTTATTAATAATAATATTCCTTCAGAAATATGTGGACATAAGATTATTAGTATCTCCCATGTCGACGGTATAAAATTGAGGCTTGATAATAATTTCTGGCTATTATTTAGGTTTTCAGGAACAGAGCCTCTTTTAAGATTATATTGTGAGGCTACATCTGAATATGATTTAAATGAGGTTTTGCAATGGAGTCAAAAATTCATAAACAGAGTTAAACAAAATCAATGA
- the rdgB gene encoding RdgB/HAM1 family non-canonical purine NTP pyrophosphatase, producing MKILYLASKNFGKIKEYKKLLSNVNCQLLLQPESIEVEENGNTFRENAIKKACEVSKKTGNYAIADDSGICIDALDGKPGIYSSRYAENDQRRIERVLKELDGEKNRCAFFIANVCVCSPSGDLILESEAKCFGNIIEKPRGNSGFGYDPIFEEVSSRLTFAEMNNELKDECSHRGKALKKIIPQLLEIFA from the coding sequence ATGAAAATTTTATATTTAGCAAGCAAAAACTTTGGAAAAATTAAAGAATATAAAAAATTACTATCAAATGTAAATTGTCAATTATTGCTTCAACCAGAATCAATAGAAGTTGAAGAAAATGGCAATACATTTAGGGAGAATGCAATTAAAAAAGCATGTGAAGTTTCTAAAAAGACAGGAAACTATGCAATAGCAGATGATTCGGGAATATGTATTGATGCTTTGGACGGGAAGCCAGGCATTTACTCATCGCGATATGCAGAAAATGATCAAAGAAGAATAGAAAGAGTTTTAAAAGAACTTGATGGAGAAAAAAATCGATGTGCTTTTTTCATAGCAAATGTTTGTGTTTGCAGTCCAAGTGGGGATTTAATATTAGAATCGGAAGCTAAATGTTTCGGCAATATTATTGAAAAACCCAGAGGAAATAGTGGCTTTGGATATGATCCTATTTTTGAAGAGGTGTCAAGTCGATTAACTTTCGCTGAGATGAATAATGAATTAAAAGATGAATGTAGTCATCGTGGCAAAGCATTAAAAAAAATTATTCCTCAATTGTTAGAAATATTTGCATAA
- a CDS encoding carotenoid oxygenase family protein, which translates to MTYIQDKQIKTNQAFNKEDWSSAYKNVETELTNESLKITKGENIVELNGTLLRNGPGILERGGQWVHHPFDGDGMITAINFKNGKPSLTNKFVRTKGYIEETKINKFVYRGVFGTQKSGGILNNALDLKFKNIANTHVVKLGNEVLALWEAAGPHALEPSNLDTKGLTTLNGVLKANEAFSAHPKADFNSNYSSEVMVTFGVQTGPKSTIRLMEFSNAGENSGELIFDRKDTFNGFAFLHDFAITTNWAIFLQNAIDFNPLPFVMGQKGAAQCLKSNPNKKAKFFIIPRESGLFKGQPSITIDAPEGFVFHHVNAFEKDSNIILDSIFYDDFPSVGPDENFRDIDFDQYPAGNLKRSIIDLKGKKSQFETLSTQTCEFATVNPKFLGLKATHSWMACTDKKTGNAPLQAIKKINLTTKEEIYWSAAPSGFVSEPIMVPSQISNKEDDGYLFVLIWNGSRRGSDLVILDANDLKELAIYELPISIPHGLHGSWVNN; encoded by the coding sequence GTGACTTATATTCAAGACAAACAAATTAAGACTAATCAAGCTTTTAATAAAGAAGATTGGTCTAGCGCATATAAAAATGTTGAAACAGAATTAACAAATGAATCATTAAAGATTACTAAAGGCGAAAATATTGTTGAATTAAACGGAACTTTGCTTAGAAACGGGCCCGGCATATTAGAGAGAGGAGGTCAATGGGTTCATCATCCATTCGATGGAGATGGCATGATCACTGCAATTAACTTTAAGAATGGGAAACCATCATTAACAAATAAGTTTGTGAGAACAAAAGGTTATATAGAGGAAACAAAGATTAATAAATTTGTTTATAGAGGCGTTTTTGGTACTCAAAAAAGTGGGGGCATATTAAATAATGCTCTGGATTTAAAATTCAAAAATATTGCTAATACACACGTTGTAAAACTAGGTAATGAAGTTCTCGCACTATGGGAAGCAGCAGGTCCACATGCCTTAGAACCAAGTAATCTAGATACAAAAGGATTAACAACTTTGAATGGGGTTTTAAAAGCCAATGAAGCTTTTAGTGCTCATCCAAAAGCAGATTTCAATTCAAATTATTCCTCTGAAGTCATGGTGACTTTTGGAGTACAAACCGGGCCAAAAAGCACTATTAGATTAATGGAATTTTCAAATGCTGGTGAAAATTCTGGTGAATTGATATTTGACAGGAAAGATACATTTAATGGTTTTGCATTCCTTCATGATTTCGCAATTACAACCAATTGGGCAATATTTTTACAGAATGCTATCGACTTCAACCCACTGCCATTTGTGATGGGCCAAAAAGGAGCCGCTCAATGTTTGAAATCAAATCCCAATAAAAAAGCAAAATTTTTTATAATCCCAAGGGAAAGCGGTTTATTTAAGGGGCAACCATCAATAACTATAGATGCCCCAGAGGGATTTGTTTTTCATCATGTTAATGCATTCGAAAAGGATTCAAACATAATTTTAGATAGTATTTTTTATGATGATTTCCCTTCTGTTGGTCCAGACGAAAATTTTAGGGATATTGATTTTGATCAATATCCAGCTGGGAATTTAAAAAGATCTATTATCGACCTTAAAGGGAAAAAGTCTCAATTTGAAACTTTAAGTACACAAACTTGCGAATTCGCTACTGTTAATCCCAAATTCTTAGGATTAAAAGCGACTCATTCATGGATGGCTTGTACTGATAAGAAGACAGGAAATGCTCCTCTACAGGCTATAAAGAAAATTAATTTGACTACCAAAGAGGAAATTTATTGGTCAGCAGCACCTAGTGGATTCGTTAGTGAACCAATAATGGTCCCATCACAAATATCAAATAAAGAAGATGACGGTTACTTATTTGTTCTGATATGGAATGGTAGTAGAAGAGGAAGTGATCTTGTGATATTAGATGCCAATGATTTAAAAGAATTAGCTATTTATGAGCTTCCGATATCAATTCCACATGGCCTGCATGGATCTTGGGTTAATAATTAA
- the hisB gene encoding imidazoleglycerol-phosphate dehydratase HisB — protein sequence MSSSRQAEIKRKTNETDISIFINIDGNGISEIDTGIPFLDHMLHQISSHGLFDLKIRAIGDTHIDDHHTNEDVGIALGKAFTKALGERKGINRFGHFFAPLDEALVQVTLDCSGRPHLSYGLKLKAPRIGNYDTELVREFFIAFVNSSGITLHINQIEGRNSHHIVEACFKAFSRSMRMATEIDLRRSGTIPSSKGMLEID from the coding sequence ATGTCATCCTCAAGACAAGCTGAAATTAAAAGAAAAACAAATGAAACAGATATTAGTATTTTTATTAATATAGATGGCAACGGAATTTCAGAAATTGATACAGGGATACCCTTCTTAGATCATATGCTTCATCAAATATCAAGTCACGGATTATTTGATTTAAAAATAAGAGCTATAGGAGATACACACATTGATGATCATCATACAAATGAGGATGTCGGAATTGCCCTTGGTAAAGCATTTACCAAAGCCCTTGGAGAAAGAAAGGGGATAAACAGATTTGGGCATTTTTTTGCACCTTTAGATGAGGCTTTAGTTCAAGTGACCTTAGATTGTTCAGGAAGGCCTCATTTATCTTATGGTCTCAAATTGAAAGCACCAAGAATAGGAAATTATGATACTGAATTAGTAAGAGAATTTTTTATAGCTTTTGTTAACAGTAGTGGAATAACCCTTCATATCAACCAAATAGAAGGGAGAAATTCTCATCATATAGTTGAGGCATGTTTTAAAGCCTTTTCAAGATCAATGAGAATGGCTACTGAAATAGATTTAAGGAGATCCGGAACTATCCCTAGTAGTAAAGGAATGCTAGAAATTGATTAG